The Microterricola viridarii nucleotide sequence GGGTGCAGCTGAAGACTGACATCCGCAACACCCGCTCGCAGCGCGCCATCGAGCGCCTGGGCGCCCGCTACGAAGGGGTTCTCCGCCGGCACATGCGGCGGGATGACGGCACAGTGCGCGACACGGTGATGTTCTCGATCATCGCGGAGGACTGGCCTGCGGTGCGCGAAGCACTCACGAAACGGGTCGCTGCCGCCGTGGCGGCAGAAGAGGGCTCCGCGCTCAACTAAACTGTCAGCACCATGGCTACATTTGGAACGCTCTCCGACCGGCTTGCCGAGACCTTTAAGAACCTGCGCACGAAGGGCAAGCTCTCCGCTGCCGACGTCGACGGCACGGTGCGCGAGATTCGCCGCGCCCTGCTCGACGCCGACGTCGCGCTCGAGGTTGTCAAGGACTTCACCGCCACCGTGCGCGAGCGCGCCCTCGGCGACGAGGTCAACAAGGCGCTGAACCCGGCCCAGCAGGTCGTGCAGATCGTCAACGAGGAGCTCATCCGCATCCTCGGCGGATCGCAGCGCCGCCTCGAGTTCGCCAAGAAGCCGCCGACAGTCATCATGCTGGCCGGTCTCCAGGGTGCCGGTAAGACCACCCTCGCCGGCAAGCTGGCCAAGTGGCTGGCCAAGGACGGGCACACCCCGCTGCTGGTCGCGAGCGACCTCCAGCGCCCCAACGCCGTCACCCAGCTGCAGGTCGTCGGCGAGCAGGCCGGCGTTCCGGTCTTCGCTCCCGAGCCCGGCAACGGTGTCGGCAACCCGGTCAAGGTCGCCAAGGACGGCGTCGCCTGGGCCAAGCAGAAGCAGCACGACGTCGTCATCGTCGACACCGCCGGCCGCCTCGGCGTCGACGCCGAGCTGATGAAGCAGGCCTCCGACATCCGCAAGGCCATCGACCCCGACGAGGTGCTCTTCGTCATCGACGCCATGATCGGTCAGGATGCCGTCGCAACCGCCAAGGCGTTCCAGGATGGCGTCGACTTCACCGGCGTCGTGCTCTCCAAGCTCGACGGTGACGCCCGCGGTGGCGCGGCCCTCTCCGTGGCCTCGATCACCGGCCGCCCGATCATCTTCGCCTCCACCGGTGAGGGCCTGGACGACTTCGAGCCGTTCCACCCCGACCGCATGGCCAGCCGCATCCTCGACCTCGGTGACATCCTCACCCTGATCGAGCAGGCGCAGTCGGCCTTCGATGAGGAGGAGGCCCGCGCGGTCGCCGAGAAGTTCGCGACCGACAGCTTCACGCTCGACGACTTCCTCAAGCAGATGCAGCAGCTGCGCAACATGGGCTCCATCAAGAAGATGATGGGCATGCTGCCGGGCGCCGGCGCCATGAAGCAGCAGCTGGAGAACTTCGACGAGCGCGAGATCGTGCGCACCGAGGCCATCATCCAGTCGATGACCAAGGCCGAGCGCGTCAACCCCAAGCTGCTCAACGGCTCGCGCCGCCTCCGCATCGCCAAGGGCTCCGGCATGAGCGTCACCGACGTGAACCAGCTGGTCAGCCGCTTCGAGCAGGCGGCCAAGATGATGAAGACCGTCGCCAAGGGTGGCATGCCGCAGGTTCCCGGCATGGGCCCGATCCCCGGCGGCGGCTTCGGTCGCGGCAAGGCGCAGCAGGCCAAGAAGAAGGGCTCCAAGTCCGGCAACCCGGCCAAGCGGGCCGCGGAGAACGCGGCCATCGCGACCGGCGTGAAGCCCGGCGTCGCGGCCCCGAGCGGCTCCGGCTTCGGCCTCGGCGGTGCCCCGGCGCCCAGCGAGGAAGACCTCGCAAACTTCCAGAAGCTGCTGGGCAAGGGCTAGGAGTGCAGGCGGCTGCGGCGCCCGCACGGCGGGTTCGACTCGGCGTGCAGCTGGCGCCGCAGCACGCCCAGTACGGCACGATCCGGGACACCTTGGCCGCGATCGAGGATCTCGGCGTCGACATCGCCTTCAACTGGGACCACTTCTTCCCGCTCTCCGGCGACAGGAACGGCGCGCACTTCGAGTCGTGGACGATGCTGGCCGCCTGGGCCGAGCAGACCAGCCGGATCCAGTTCGGGGCGCTGGTCAACTGCAACAGCTACCGCAACGCCGACCTGCAGGCCGACATGGCGCGCACGGTCGACCACATCAGCGCCAGGGGCGGCGACAGCGGCCGCTTCATCTTCGGAACCGGCTCCGGTTGGTTCGAGCGCGACTACGAGGAGTACGGCTACGAGTTCGGCACCGCTGGCAGCCGGTTGAACGCCCTCTCCGGCGCACTGCCGCGCATCCGCGCCCGGTGGGGCCGGCTGAACCCGCCGCCCACCCGCGACATCCCGGTGCTGATCGGCGGCGCAGGCGAGCAGAAGACGCTGCGCATCGTCGCAGAGCACGCCGACATCTGGCACTCCTTCAGTGCCCCGGCCGTGCTTGAGCACAAGCTCGGCGTGCTGGGGGACTGGTGCGGCCAGGTCGGCCGCGACCGGTCCGAGATCGAGGTCTCCGTCGAGGTCAAGGCGCGGAGCCACTCGGATGCCGACGAGCTGCACGCCCTCGGCGCGACGCTGTTCACCCTGGGCATCAGCGGGCCGGACTACGACCTCGCCCCGGTGCGCGACTGGCTCGCTTGGCGCGACGAGAAGAACTCCGCGCTCTGACGCGCGCCCTCCGACGAACGCCCTCTGACACACGCCCGCTGTCGAACCCGCTCTGGCTGAATGCCGCCTCCGCGACTTAGACTCCGAGCACGGCAACGTTGCACAGGGACGGGGACACAGTGGACGAGGTACCGGGGCGCGCCCCACAGGATCCGACACCTTCCGGGCAGCCAGCGGCGGCATCCGCCCCGCCACCCCCGCCATCGCCCCCTGGACCGGCCCCGGCCGCATCAGGCGGCACGCCGTTCTTCTCCCGGCCGGGCGCCCTGCTCGGCGGCGCCCTGGTGCTCGGGCTCCTCGGGGGACTCCTCGGCGGCTACCTCGGCCAGCTGGGCGGGTCCGCAACGGAGCCGGCCGGCGTGCAGACGTCTGAGCCCTCCGGGGCGCCCGTCGCATCCGGGGGCGCGGACGCCCAGGGCTTCTGCGACGCCGAGGCGGTGGCGAACGCCGTGCTGCCCTCCGTCGTCACGATCAACGTGGTCAGCGAGACCGGCGGCGGCGTCGGCACCGGCTCGATCATCCGCGATGACGGCCACATCCTGACCAACAACCACGTCGTCGCCGACGCCGTCAGCGGCGCGCGGATCGTCGTCACGTTCAGCAACGGCCAGCAGGCCTCCGCATCGCTCGTCGGGCGGTCCCAGCAGGCCGACATCGCCGTCATCAAGGTGGAGGCCGCCGAGACGCTGCCGACCATCACGACGGGCGACTCCGACGAGGTGGCGGTCGGCCAGCCCGTCGTCGCGCTCGGCGCCCCGCTCGGCCTGTCCGGCTCCGTCACGGCCGGCATCGTCAGCGCCCTCGGCCGCGACGTGCCCGTGCCGGCGGAT carries:
- the ffh gene encoding signal recognition particle protein: MATFGTLSDRLAETFKNLRTKGKLSAADVDGTVREIRRALLDADVALEVVKDFTATVRERALGDEVNKALNPAQQVVQIVNEELIRILGGSQRRLEFAKKPPTVIMLAGLQGAGKTTLAGKLAKWLAKDGHTPLLVASDLQRPNAVTQLQVVGEQAGVPVFAPEPGNGVGNPVKVAKDGVAWAKQKQHDVVIVDTAGRLGVDAELMKQASDIRKAIDPDEVLFVIDAMIGQDAVATAKAFQDGVDFTGVVLSKLDGDARGGAALSVASITGRPIIFASTGEGLDDFEPFHPDRMASRILDLGDILTLIEQAQSAFDEEEARAVAEKFATDSFTLDDFLKQMQQLRNMGSIKKMMGMLPGAGAMKQQLENFDEREIVRTEAIIQSMTKAERVNPKLLNGSRRLRIAKGSGMSVTDVNQLVSRFEQAAKMMKTVAKGGMPQVPGMGPIPGGGFGRGKAQQAKKKGSKSGNPAKRAAENAAIATGVKPGVAAPSGSGFGLGGAPAPSEEDLANFQKLLGKG
- a CDS encoding LLM class F420-dependent oxidoreductase, whose amino-acid sequence is MQAAAAPARRVRLGVQLAPQHAQYGTIRDTLAAIEDLGVDIAFNWDHFFPLSGDRNGAHFESWTMLAAWAEQTSRIQFGALVNCNSYRNADLQADMARTVDHISARGGDSGRFIFGTGSGWFERDYEEYGYEFGTAGSRLNALSGALPRIRARWGRLNPPPTRDIPVLIGGAGEQKTLRIVAEHADIWHSFSAPAVLEHKLGVLGDWCGQVGRDRSEIEVSVEVKARSHSDADELHALGATLFTLGISGPDYDLAPVRDWLAWRDEKNSAL
- a CDS encoding S1C family serine protease, whose protein sequence is MDEVPGRAPQDPTPSGQPAAASAPPPPPSPPGPAPAASGGTPFFSRPGALLGGALVLGLLGGLLGGYLGQLGGSATEPAGVQTSEPSGAPVASGGADAQGFCDAEAVANAVLPSVVTINVVSETGGGVGTGSIIRDDGHILTNNHVVADAVSGARIVVTFSNGQQASASLVGRSQQADIAVIKVEAAETLPTITTGDSDEVAVGQPVVALGAPLGLSGSVTAGIVSALGRDVPVPADDGSTAVLAGAIQTDAAINPGNSGGALVDCDGELIGVNSAIATVPNAAGQTGGGSVGIGFAVPINLAISLAEQLIETGNVSYPYLGMQVVVIPQDVAAQFNTAPGLYVEGVTAGGPAEQAGLQSGDIITALDGEPATSAAVLTKLKLTKKVGDTVEVDYLRGTETGSTTLTLSETP